In one Streptomyces sp. NBC_01241 genomic region, the following are encoded:
- the map gene encoding type I methionyl aminopeptidase, protein MIEILNPALLTRARDTGALVADILQTLKSRSTIGANLLDIDRWAKDLIVEAGATSCYVDYAPSFGRGPFGHYICTAVNDAVLHGRPYDYPLANGDLLTLDLAVSLGGVAADAAISFIVGDAKPPESVALISATERALAAGIAAAGPGARIGDIAHAIGTALTKAGYSINTEFGGHGIGSTMHQDPHVPNTGRPGRGYTLRPGLLLALEPWVMADTARLVTDADGWTLRSATGCRTAHSEHTIAITDDGAEILTMPKQARA, encoded by the coding sequence ATGATCGAGATCCTGAACCCCGCCCTGCTGACCCGGGCGAGAGACACCGGCGCCCTGGTCGCCGACATCCTGCAGACGCTGAAGAGCCGCAGCACGATCGGCGCGAACCTGTTGGACATCGACCGGTGGGCCAAGGACTTGATCGTCGAGGCGGGAGCCACGTCCTGTTACGTCGATTACGCCCCGTCCTTCGGACGCGGTCCGTTCGGCCACTACATCTGCACCGCCGTCAACGACGCGGTCCTGCACGGGCGGCCGTACGACTATCCGCTCGCCAACGGTGACCTGCTGACCCTCGACCTCGCCGTCTCCCTGGGCGGAGTCGCCGCCGACGCCGCCATCAGTTTCATCGTGGGCGACGCGAAGCCCCCGGAGAGCGTCGCCCTGATCAGTGCGACCGAACGCGCGCTCGCCGCGGGGATCGCTGCCGCCGGGCCCGGGGCGCGGATCGGCGACATCGCCCATGCCATCGGCACGGCCCTCACCAAGGCGGGGTACTCGATCAACACCGAGTTCGGCGGTCACGGCATCGGCTCGACGATGCACCAGGACCCGCACGTCCCAAACACCGGACGGCCCGGCCGCGGCTACACACTGCGCCCCGGACTGCTGCTGGCTCTGGAGCCGTGGGTCATGGCGGACACCGCCCGACTCGTCACCGACGCCGACGGCTGGACCCTCCGCAGCGCCACCGGCTGCAGGACGGCACACAGCGAGCACAC
- a CDS encoding helix-turn-helix domain-containing protein encodes MVRLPLTPEEIERGQRLGALLRRARGERSMLDTALAARVSPETLRKIETGRVATPAFPTIAAIADVLGLSLDAVWAEISGAERVVGPAGSTHRSPERLAS; translated from the coding sequence ATGGTCAGGTTGCCGCTCACTCCCGAAGAGATTGAACGCGGACAGCGTCTCGGCGCCCTCCTGCGCCGGGCCAGAGGGGAGCGTTCGATGCTCGACACCGCGCTCGCCGCACGCGTCTCGCCGGAGACTCTCCGGAAGATCGAGACAGGCCGCGTGGCCACCCCCGCCTTCCCGACCATCGCGGCGATCGCCGACGTCCTCGGCCTCTCCCTCGACGCGGTATGGGCCGAGATCAGCGGGGCCGAACGCGTCGTCGGGCCCGCCGGCTCCACCCACCGCTCCCCGGAACGGCTGGCGTCCTGA